The Amycolatopsis sp. DG1A-15b genome window below encodes:
- a CDS encoding potassium channel family protein — protein sequence MKALKRLPLGSLTDRPDHELVGILRMPELTVSPLRAIVKRIIGATLALLATVVIVYLDRDGYRDANGDGLSLLDSLYYATVSLSTTGYGDIAPATSSARLVNVLVITPLRVLFLIVLVGTTLEVLTERSRQAFKIQKWRTKVRDHTVVVGFGTKGRSAVNALLGDENIAPGQIVVVDTDQQALDAASALGLVAVHGSATRSDVLRVAAVQHARAVVVAPNRDDTAVLVTLTARELAPKAHIVASVREAENVHLLKQSGADQVVVSSETAGRLLGMATSTPLVVDIMEDLLTPESGLAIAERAVEPAEEGGSPRHLADLVLGLVRDGVLYRVDAPQADAIEPGDKLLYVKKVTQAEKIER from the coding sequence ATGAAGGCCCTCAAACGGTTGCCGCTGGGCAGTCTCACCGATCGGCCCGACCACGAGCTCGTCGGCATCCTGCGGATGCCGGAACTGACGGTCAGCCCGCTCCGCGCGATCGTCAAGCGGATCATCGGTGCGACGCTCGCGCTGCTGGCCACGGTGGTCATCGTCTACCTCGACCGGGACGGCTACCGCGACGCCAACGGCGACGGTCTGTCCTTGCTGGACAGCCTGTACTACGCCACGGTCTCGCTGTCGACGACCGGCTACGGTGACATCGCGCCGGCGACGTCGTCCGCCCGGCTGGTGAACGTCCTGGTGATCACGCCGCTGCGGGTGCTCTTCCTCATCGTCCTGGTCGGGACCACCCTCGAAGTGCTCACCGAGCGCTCCCGCCAGGCGTTCAAGATCCAGAAGTGGAGGACGAAGGTGCGCGACCACACGGTCGTCGTCGGGTTCGGCACCAAGGGCCGGTCCGCCGTCAACGCGCTGCTCGGCGACGAGAACATCGCCCCCGGTCAGATCGTCGTCGTCGACACCGACCAGCAGGCCCTCGACGCGGCGAGCGCGCTCGGCCTGGTCGCCGTGCACGGCTCGGCCACCCGGTCCGACGTCCTGCGCGTCGCCGCCGTGCAGCACGCGCGCGCGGTCGTGGTCGCCCCGAACCGCGACGACACGGCGGTGCTCGTCACGCTCACCGCCCGCGAGCTGGCGCCCAAGGCGCACATCGTGGCGTCGGTGCGGGAGGCGGAGAACGTCCACCTGCTCAAGCAGTCCGGCGCCGACCAGGTCGTCGTCTCCAGCGAGACGGCCGGGCGGCTGCTCGGCATGGCGACGTCGACGCCGCTGGTCGTGGACATCATGGAAGACCTGCTGACCCCCGAATCCGGCCTGGCGATCGCCGAGCGGGCGGTCGAGCCGGCGGAGGAGGGCGGGTCGCCGAGGCACCTGGCCGACCTCGTCCTCGGCCTGGTCCGCGACGGCGTCCTCTACCGCGTCGACGCCCCGCAGGCCGACGCCATCGAACCGGGCGACAAGCTGCTGTACGTCAAGAAGGTGACGCAGGCGGAGAAGATCGAGCGCTGA
- a CDS encoding ATP-dependent DNA helicase, protein MSPLLIANPVEPAELADALGLHRPTPEQATVIAAPVEPSLVVAGAGAGKTETMAARVVWLVANGIVSPDRVLGLTFTRKAARQLGERVRARLRRLAGSGLLDRLDPTGGLRSTVVAGEPTVLTYHAYAGRLLSEHGLRLPVQPGVRLLSETSSWQIAHRVVSTWDNELDTDRVPPTVTADLLALAGELGEHLVSTEQLAEYTTWLCRVIENAPRAKGQRAALPQKLTEIMAAQHFRLALLPLVDDYHRRKRNEGALDFADQMSLAAQLAGGYPSVVRGERERYGAVLLDEYQDTGHAQRVLLRALFGGVENPPMPVTAVGDPAQAIYGWRGASAANLPRFTTDFPRFDGERLVPAHEFGLLTSFRNPPEILDLANAIAEPLRARGLGVERLRAREGAGPADIACALLSDVRAERAWVADALARRWYAHQEQAGKPPTAAVLVRRRADMAPIAAELRARGLPVEVVGLGGLLDEPEVADLVSTLKVLADPLSGSAAARLLTGARWRLSAADVAALWRRAGELSSPEKPDTPELVVERVEQAGLIDAVDEPGDPARYSEEGYKRIRRIGWELAALRRRLDQSLPELVADVERTMLLDVESLARPGSAGRAHLDAFAEVVTDYAETAPTATLLSFVDYLNTAAHAEDGLTPGEVEVVPDRVQVLTVHSAKGLEWEVVAVPHLVHDVFPGRRRSSSWLRTATSLPAALRGDAEDLPELRIAEGYDRKEVQEGLELHEAGFVEREQAEERRLCYVALTRSEHALIVSGHWWNESSSRAKGPSEFLTEIADVVRETGAGQLAEWTPEPTEDDENPLVSDSRAARWPVDPLADRRTGVQTGVELVSEALSASEPAESSEEDDDPDGWLTDTDVLLEEWARKDDHVKRVPLPSRLSVSQLVALADDAARLAADLRRPLPVEPNSFARRGTEFHGWLERRFAGDQLIEIDDLPGAADFGEAPDADFEELQAEFEKSEWAPRVPVAVEVTFSADVEGLTLRGRMDAVFADPDGGWTVVDWKTGAVPPESRIPALSVQLAAYRMAWAALKNVPVDQVRAAFHYVRANRTIRPADLLDPEALRRLLRDIPEA, encoded by the coding sequence GTGAGCCCGCTCCTCATCGCCAACCCCGTCGAGCCCGCCGAACTCGCCGATGCCCTCGGCCTGCACCGGCCCACGCCCGAACAGGCCACCGTCATCGCCGCGCCCGTCGAACCGTCCCTGGTCGTCGCCGGAGCCGGGGCCGGGAAGACCGAAACCATGGCTGCGCGGGTCGTCTGGCTCGTCGCGAACGGCATCGTCAGCCCCGACCGCGTCCTCGGCCTCACCTTCACCCGCAAAGCCGCGCGCCAGCTCGGCGAACGCGTCCGGGCCCGGCTCCGCCGCCTCGCCGGGTCCGGCCTGCTCGACCGGCTCGACCCGACCGGCGGCCTCCGGTCCACCGTGGTCGCCGGCGAACCCACCGTCCTCACCTACCACGCCTACGCCGGGCGCCTGCTGTCCGAACACGGCCTCCGCCTGCCGGTCCAGCCCGGCGTCCGGCTCCTCTCCGAAACGTCGTCGTGGCAGATCGCGCACCGGGTGGTGTCCACTTGGGACAACGAACTCGACACCGACCGCGTCCCGCCGACCGTGACCGCCGACCTGCTCGCCCTGGCCGGTGAGCTGGGCGAGCACCTCGTCTCCACCGAGCAGCTCGCCGAATACACCACGTGGCTGTGCCGCGTCATCGAGAACGCCCCGCGCGCCAAGGGACAGCGGGCCGCGCTGCCGCAGAAGCTCACCGAAATCATGGCCGCGCAACACTTCCGGCTCGCGCTGCTGCCGCTCGTCGACGATTACCACCGCCGCAAGCGCAACGAAGGCGCGCTGGACTTCGCCGACCAGATGTCGCTGGCCGCCCAGCTGGCCGGCGGGTACCCGTCGGTCGTGCGCGGCGAGCGTGAGCGCTACGGCGCCGTGCTGCTCGACGAGTACCAGGACACCGGGCACGCCCAGCGCGTGCTGCTGCGGGCGCTGTTCGGCGGCGTCGAGAACCCGCCGATGCCGGTCACCGCCGTCGGCGACCCCGCGCAGGCGATCTACGGCTGGCGCGGGGCCAGCGCGGCCAACCTGCCCCGGTTCACCACGGATTTCCCGCGCTTCGACGGCGAACGGCTCGTCCCCGCGCACGAATTCGGGCTGCTGACCAGTTTCCGCAACCCGCCGGAGATCCTCGACCTCGCGAACGCGATCGCCGAACCGCTGCGGGCCCGCGGCCTCGGCGTCGAACGGCTGCGGGCGCGGGAAGGCGCCGGGCCGGCGGACATCGCGTGTGCGCTGCTGTCGGACGTCCGCGCCGAGCGCGCGTGGGTCGCCGACGCGCTCGCCCGGCGCTGGTACGCCCACCAGGAGCAGGCCGGCAAGCCGCCGACCGCCGCGGTGCTGGTGCGGCGCCGCGCCGACATGGCCCCGATCGCCGCCGAACTGCGGGCGCGCGGGCTGCCGGTCGAGGTCGTCGGGCTCGGCGGCCTGCTGGACGAGCCCGAGGTCGCGGACCTCGTGTCGACGCTGAAGGTGCTCGCCGACCCGCTGTCCGGGAGTGCCGCGGCCCGGCTGCTGACCGGCGCGCGCTGGCGGCTCTCGGCGGCCGACGTCGCCGCGCTGTGGCGGCGGGCCGGCGAGCTGTCCAGCCCGGAGAAGCCGGACACGCCGGAACTGGTCGTCGAGCGCGTCGAGCAGGCCGGGCTGATCGACGCCGTCGACGAGCCGGGCGACCCGGCGCGGTACTCCGAGGAGGGGTACAAACGCATCCGGCGGATCGGCTGGGAGCTGGCCGCGCTGCGGCGGCGGCTCGACCAGTCGCTGCCGGAGCTCGTCGCCGACGTCGAACGCACGATGCTCCTGGACGTCGAATCCCTGGCCCGGCCGGGTTCCGCGGGGCGGGCGCACCTGGACGCGTTCGCCGAGGTCGTCACCGACTACGCCGAGACGGCGCCGACGGCGACCCTCCTGTCCTTTGTGGATTATCTCAACACCGCCGCGCACGCCGAGGACGGGCTCACCCCGGGCGAGGTCGAGGTCGTCCCGGACCGGGTGCAGGTGCTGACCGTGCACTCGGCGAAGGGGCTCGAGTGGGAGGTCGTCGCCGTGCCGCACCTGGTGCACGACGTGTTCCCCGGGCGGCGGCGGTCGTCGTCGTGGCTGCGGACCGCGACGTCGCTGCCGGCCGCGTTGCGGGGCGACGCCGAGGACCTGCCGGAACTTCGGATCGCCGAAGGCTACGACCGCAAGGAAGTCCAAGAAGGACTGGAACTGCACGAAGCCGGGTTCGTCGAGCGGGAGCAGGCGGAGGAACGGCGGCTCTGCTACGTCGCGCTGACGCGGTCCGAGCACGCGCTGATCGTCTCCGGGCACTGGTGGAACGAAAGCAGCAGCCGGGCGAAGGGGCCGTCGGAGTTCCTCACCGAGATCGCCGACGTCGTGCGCGAGACCGGCGCCGGGCAGCTCGCGGAGTGGACGCCGGAACCCACCGAGGACGACGAGAACCCCCTCGTCTCGGACTCGCGGGCGGCGCGCTGGCCGGTCGACCCCCTCGCCGACCGCCGGACCGGCGTGCAGACCGGCGTGGAGCTGGTGTCGGAGGCGCTGTCCGCTTCGGAACCCGCGGAGTCGTCCGAAGAGGACGACGACCCCGACGGCTGGCTGACCGACACCGACGTCCTGCTGGAGGAGTGGGCGCGCAAGGACGACCACGTCAAGCGGGTCCCGTTGCCGTCGAGGCTTTCGGTGAGCCAGCTGGTCGCCCTGGCCGACGACGCCGCCCGGCTCGCCGCCGACCTGCGCCGGCCGCTCCCGGTGGAACCCAACAGCTTCGCCCGCCGCGGCACGGAGTTCCACGGCTGGCTCGAACGCCGGTTCGCGGGCGACCAGCTCATCGAGATCGACGACCTCCCGGGCGCGGCCGACTTCGGCGAGGCCCCCGACGCGGACTTCGAGGAACTGCAGGCGGAGTTCGAGAAGAGCGAGTGGGCGCCGCGGGTCCCGGTGGCGGTGGAGGTGACGTTCTCGGCCGACGTCGAAGGCCTCACCCTGCGCGGCCGCATGGACGCGGTCTTCGCCGACCCCGACGGCGGCTGGACGGTGGTCGACTGGAAGACCGGCGCGGTCCCGCCGGAGTCCCGGATCCCGGCCCTGTCCGTCCAGCTCGCGGCCTACCGGATGGCCTGGGCGGCCCTGAAGAACGTCCCGGTGGACCAGGTCCGCGCGGCCTTCCACTACGTCCGCGCGAACCGCACGATCCGCCCGGCCGACCTCCTGGACCCGGAAGCCCTCCGCCGCCTCCTCCGCGACATCCCCGAGGCGTGA
- a CDS encoding neutral zinc metallopeptidase gives MSAPRRRSPAAVIGVCLGAVAVLVLGLVAIVALNRDNTPLANPNLRDVPSSQDVPPQQLPPGGAGAPASASSPSTDPATPSPTGPQKILKLADHPILQDPNAGLQNRVCTLPAWQSTQAGAEAFFTAASKCLDAAWGPFLTAYHLPFTPPSLHFPTGASFETECGTIQVGIATAAYYCENNLYVPFRGLQTDQYGNNPGVYLALFAHEYGHHVQEVAGLMDAAWQKIYEAGQNSPAGLEMSRRKELQAQCFSGMFLGAHVDQGGTVTRDMYNKAWNDQETRGDNTSRSHDHGTNAHYASWWRAGATSNRIADCNTFAAPSSEVS, from the coding sequence GTGTCCGCACCGAGGCGCCGTTCGCCGGCGGCGGTGATCGGCGTCTGCCTCGGCGCGGTCGCCGTGCTGGTGCTCGGCCTGGTCGCGATCGTGGCCCTCAACCGCGACAACACCCCGCTGGCCAACCCGAACCTCCGCGACGTCCCGTCGTCGCAGGACGTCCCCCCGCAGCAGCTGCCGCCCGGCGGCGCGGGTGCCCCGGCGTCGGCGTCGAGCCCGTCGACCGATCCGGCGACGCCCAGCCCGACCGGCCCGCAGAAGATCCTCAAGCTGGCCGACCACCCGATCCTGCAGGACCCCAACGCCGGCCTGCAGAACCGCGTCTGCACGCTGCCGGCCTGGCAGAGCACGCAAGCGGGCGCGGAAGCGTTCTTCACCGCCGCCAGCAAGTGCCTCGACGCGGCGTGGGGCCCGTTCCTCACGGCCTACCACCTGCCCTTCACGCCGCCATCGCTGCACTTCCCGACCGGCGCGAGCTTCGAGACGGAGTGCGGCACCATCCAGGTCGGTATCGCGACGGCCGCGTACTACTGCGAAAACAACCTGTACGTCCCGTTCCGCGGCCTGCAGACCGACCAGTACGGCAACAACCCCGGTGTCTACCTGGCCCTGTTCGCCCACGAGTACGGCCACCACGTGCAAGAGGTCGCCGGCCTGATGGACGCGGCCTGGCAGAAGATCTACGAGGCCGGCCAGAACAGCCCGGCCGGGCTCGAGATGTCGCGGCGCAAGGAACTGCAGGCCCAGTGCTTCTCGGGGATGTTCCTCGGCGCGCACGTCGATCAGGGCGGCACGGTCACCCGCGACATGTACAACAAGGCCTGGAACGACCAGGAGACCCGCGGCGACAACACCTCCCGCAGCCACGACCACGGGACGAACGCGCACTACGCATCCTGGTGGCGGGCGGGCGCGACGAGCAACCGGATCGCCGACTGCAACACCTTCGCGGCGCCGTCGTCCGAGGTCAGCTAG
- a CDS encoding MoxR family ATPase produces MTSGTENATGARDALIALRAEVGKAVVGNEAAVTGLILALLCRGHVLLEGVPGVAKTLLVRALAAALDLETTRVQFTPDLMPGDVTGSIVYDAHSGEFSFREGPVFTNLLLADEINRTPPKTQSSLLEAMEERQVSLDGKSRPLPDPFIVIATQNPVEYEGTYPLPEAQLDRFLLKLTMPAPSREDEIGILWRHAQGFDPRNLAAAGLRAVAGAPELAAAREAVARVTIGPEVIGYVVDLCRATRQLPSVRIGVSPRGATALLAVTRAWAWLAGRDYATPDDVKALARPALRHRLDVRPEAELEGVTADGVLDRVLASVPVPR; encoded by the coding sequence TTGACCAGCGGTACCGAGAACGCGACCGGGGCCCGCGACGCGCTGATCGCGTTGCGCGCCGAGGTCGGCAAGGCCGTCGTCGGCAACGAAGCCGCCGTCACCGGGCTGATCCTGGCGCTGCTGTGCCGGGGGCACGTGCTGCTCGAAGGCGTCCCGGGCGTGGCGAAGACGCTGCTCGTGCGGGCCCTGGCCGCGGCGCTGGACCTGGAGACCACGCGCGTGCAGTTCACCCCGGACCTGATGCCCGGCGATGTCACCGGGTCGATCGTCTACGACGCGCACAGCGGCGAATTCTCCTTCCGCGAGGGGCCGGTGTTCACCAACCTGCTGCTCGCCGACGAGATCAACCGGACCCCGCCGAAGACGCAGTCGTCGCTGCTGGAGGCGATGGAGGAGCGGCAGGTCTCGCTCGACGGCAAGTCGCGGCCGCTGCCCGACCCGTTCATCGTGATCGCCACCCAGAACCCGGTGGAGTACGAGGGCACCTACCCGCTGCCGGAGGCGCAGCTGGACCGGTTCCTGCTCAAGCTGACCATGCCGGCGCCCTCGCGCGAGGACGAGATCGGGATCCTGTGGCGGCACGCCCAGGGCTTCGACCCGCGCAACCTGGCCGCGGCGGGCCTGCGCGCGGTCGCCGGTGCCCCGGAACTCGCCGCCGCGCGGGAAGCCGTGGCCCGCGTGACGATCGGGCCCGAGGTGATCGGGTACGTCGTCGACCTGTGCCGGGCGACGCGGCAGCTGCCGTCGGTGCGGATCGGCGTTTCGCCCCGGGGTGCCACGGCGTTGCTCGCGGTGACCCGCGCCTGGGCGTGGCTCGCCGGGCGCGACTACGCGACCCCCGACGACGTCAAGGCCCTCGCCCGGCCCGCACTGCGGCACCGCCTGGACGTCCGGCCGGAGGCGGAGCTCGAGGGCGTCACGGCGGACGGCGTGCTGGACCGCGTGCTCGCGTCCGTGCCCGTGCCGCGCTGA
- a CDS encoding DUF58 domain-containing protein produces MAVTGRLGLLALFGALVVGLLLPSGTGMLAVAAVLLVLVVVDLVLAGSVRALTFARSGDTSVRLGEPCEVTLVVANPGGRAVRGQLRDAWPPSAGAADRHSLRVPAGERRALVTALRPSRRGDRTAARVTVRSVGPLGLAARQGSHAVPWTVRVLPPFHSRKHLPSRLARLQQLDGRNAVLIRGQGTEFDSLREYVIGDDVRSIDWRATARAADVMVRTWRPERDRHVVLVLDTGRVSAGRVGDAPRLDAAMDAALLLAALASRAGDRVDLLAYDRRLRAAVHGSSGASLLTSLVNAMAPLEPSLVETDARGMVAEVLQRTRRRALVVLLTGLDAAPMEEGLFPVLSSLTGRHELVVASVADPRVAEMLAARGDAEAVYDAAAAARTTAERLRVTERLVRHGVSVVDAVPEELPPALADRYLALKAAGRL; encoded by the coding sequence ATGGCGGTCACCGGAAGGCTCGGGCTGCTGGCGCTGTTCGGCGCGCTGGTGGTCGGGCTGCTCCTGCCGTCGGGCACGGGGATGCTGGCGGTCGCCGCGGTGCTGCTGGTGCTCGTGGTCGTCGACCTCGTGCTGGCGGGAAGCGTGCGGGCGCTGACGTTCGCGCGCTCGGGCGACACTTCGGTCCGGCTCGGTGAGCCGTGCGAGGTGACGCTGGTGGTCGCGAACCCCGGTGGCCGCGCGGTGCGCGGGCAGCTGCGCGACGCGTGGCCGCCGAGCGCGGGCGCGGCCGACCGCCATTCCCTGCGCGTCCCGGCGGGGGAGCGGCGGGCGCTGGTGACGGCGTTGCGGCCGTCGCGGCGGGGCGACCGGACGGCGGCGCGGGTGACGGTCCGGTCGGTCGGGCCGCTGGGCCTGGCCGCGCGGCAGGGTTCGCACGCGGTGCCGTGGACGGTCCGGGTGCTGCCGCCGTTCCACAGCCGCAAGCACCTGCCGTCCCGGCTGGCGCGGCTGCAGCAGCTCGACGGCCGCAACGCGGTGCTGATCCGGGGCCAGGGCACGGAATTCGACTCTCTGCGCGAGTACGTCATCGGCGACGACGTCCGGTCCATCGACTGGCGCGCGACCGCGCGGGCGGCCGACGTCATGGTCCGGACCTGGCGCCCCGAGCGCGACCGGCACGTCGTGCTGGTGCTCGACACGGGCCGCGTCTCGGCGGGCCGGGTGGGCGACGCGCCCCGGCTCGACGCGGCGATGGACGCGGCGTTGTTGCTGGCCGCACTGGCTTCCCGGGCCGGCGACCGCGTCGACCTGCTGGCCTACGACCGGCGGTTGCGCGCGGCGGTGCACGGTTCGTCCGGAGCTTCGCTGCTGACGTCGCTGGTGAACGCGATGGCGCCGCTCGAGCCGTCGCTGGTCGAGACGGACGCGCGCGGCATGGTCGCGGAGGTGCTCCAGCGAACCCGCCGCCGGGCCCTGGTCGTGTTGCTGACCGGGCTGGACGCGGCGCCGATGGAGGAGGGCTTGTTCCCGGTGCTGAGCTCGCTGACCGGGCGGCACGAGCTGGTGGTGGCATCGGTGGCGGACCCCCGGGTGGCGGAGATGCTGGCGGCCCGCGGCGACGCGGAAGCGGTCTACGACGCGGCGGCGGCCGCGCGCACGACGGCCGAGCGCCTGCGGGTGACCGAGCGGCTGGTGCGGCACGGGGTGAGCGTGGTGGACGCGGTCCCGGAGGAGCTGCCGCCGGCGCTGGCGGACCGCTACCTGGCCCTGAAGGCCGCCGGGCGGCTCTGA
- a CDS encoding DUF4129 domain-containing protein — protein sequence MVTFRLIDVPVDIDRDAARRAAEEELSDPKYRDARPSFLQQIGQWLGEQLEKLLNSLSSDVPGGIFGVVLIVALLVVLVVVIRVRTGKIAGSARAGRVVFGGQRKSAADYRRSAAEAAAAGRFDDAVRDRFRAVVRALEERALLDTRSGRTADEAAAEAGLLLPNVADQLRQGARLFDDVHYGGREGTEAAYRTLTELDERCRRERPVAMAAP from the coding sequence ATGGTGACCTTCCGGCTCATCGACGTCCCGGTCGACATCGACCGGGACGCGGCCCGCCGCGCGGCCGAAGAGGAGCTGTCGGACCCGAAGTACCGCGACGCCCGGCCGAGCTTCCTGCAGCAGATCGGCCAGTGGCTCGGGGAACAGCTGGAGAAGCTGCTCAACAGCCTGTCCTCGGACGTGCCCGGCGGGATCTTCGGGGTGGTGCTGATCGTCGCGCTGCTGGTCGTGCTCGTCGTGGTGATCCGGGTGCGCACGGGCAAGATCGCCGGCTCGGCGCGGGCCGGCCGCGTCGTCTTCGGCGGGCAGCGCAAGAGCGCCGCCGACTACCGCCGGTCGGCCGCGGAAGCCGCCGCCGCGGGCCGGTTCGACGACGCCGTCCGCGACCGCTTCCGCGCCGTCGTGCGGGCCCTGGAGGAACGCGCGCTGCTCGACACCCGCTCCGGCCGGACGGCGGACGAGGCCGCCGCCGAGGCCGGCCTGCTGCTGCCGAATGTCGCGGACCAGTTGCGGCAGGGCGCCCGGCTCTTCGACGACGTCCACTACGGCGGCCGCGAAGGCACCGAAGCGGCGTACCGCACGCTGACCGAGCTGGACGAACGCTGCCGCCGTGAGCGACCGGTCGCCATGGCGGCCCCGTGA
- a CDS encoding stage II sporulation protein M: MDVDVFVAAHAGEWTRLGELIRRGGKLTGPEADELVTLYQRTATHLSIVRSVAPDPALLGRLSDLVARGRSAVSGAHNPAWREVARFFTHRFPAAVYLSRRWWIPAALVSIAVMVVIAVWVARDPLVRASLGTPEELSELTKPGGQAENYYSTGPAASFAAHVWTNNAWVAATCLFLGVALGLPVIGALWLNSLNAGLIIGAMSAAGRGDVMIGLLLPHGLLELTAVFVAAGTGLRLGWTVVDPGRRSRTAALAEQGRSVVVMALGLTCVLFVSGVIEAFVTPSGWPTWVRVGIGALAEIAFLAYVFTLGRRAAKDGEVGDLDARDTGDALPESA, encoded by the coding sequence GTGGATGTGGACGTCTTCGTCGCTGCGCACGCGGGGGAGTGGACCCGGCTCGGTGAGCTGATCCGGCGCGGCGGCAAGCTGACCGGGCCGGAAGCCGACGAGCTGGTGACGCTCTACCAGCGGACCGCGACGCACCTGTCGATCGTGCGGTCGGTCGCGCCGGACCCGGCCCTGCTCGGCCGGCTGTCCGACCTGGTCGCCCGCGGCCGGTCGGCGGTCTCCGGGGCGCACAACCCGGCCTGGCGGGAGGTCGCCCGCTTCTTCACGCACCGGTTCCCGGCCGCGGTCTACCTCTCGCGGCGCTGGTGGATCCCGGCCGCGCTGGTGTCGATCGCGGTGATGGTGGTGATCGCCGTCTGGGTCGCGCGCGACCCGCTCGTGCGCGCGTCACTGGGCACCCCGGAGGAGCTGAGCGAGCTGACCAAGCCCGGCGGCCAGGCGGAGAACTACTACTCGACCGGGCCGGCGGCGTCCTTCGCGGCGCACGTCTGGACGAACAACGCGTGGGTGGCGGCGACCTGCCTGTTCCTCGGCGTCGCGCTGGGCCTGCCGGTGATCGGCGCGCTCTGGCTGAATTCGCTCAACGCCGGGCTGATCATCGGTGCGATGAGCGCGGCCGGCCGCGGCGACGTGATGATCGGTCTCCTGCTCCCCCACGGTCTCCTGGAGCTGACGGCGGTGTTCGTCGCGGCGGGCACCGGCCTGAGACTCGGCTGGACGGTGGTCGACCCGGGCCGCCGCTCCCGCACGGCCGCGCTCGCCGAGCAGGGCCGGTCGGTGGTGGTGATGGCGCTCGGGCTGACGTGCGTGCTGTTCGTGTCCGGGGTCATCGAGGCGTTCGTGACCCCGTCAGGCTGGCCGACGTGGGTGCGCGTCGGCATCGGCGCGCTGGCCGAAATCGCGTTCCTGGCCTACGTTTTCACGCTCGGCCGCCGGGCGGCGAAGGACGGCGAGGTCGGCGACCTCGACGCCCGCGACACCGGCGACGCCCTGCCCGAATCCGCCTGA
- a CDS encoding DUF4350 domain-containing protein: MSTAVSPDLNRIWRGARVPLALLALIFIAGALLLLGRGEQAYGALEPGSYEPGGAHALAKLLKDQGVDVRTVHTIAEADAEVGDDATLLVTAPDLAPAKRFDALRERAADVVLVTPGEPTLRDSLPLVHQAGRSDVGTLPPQCTVAAAVAAGEVTLGGIGYASPGARSCYPGEDGGGTLLQLADGGGTTTLLGSPAPLTNARLAEQGNAALGLRLLGAHPKLVWYLPATSDPALDDSRRSIFDLIPDGWYFGAAQAFVAVALLALWRARRLGPVVTEPLPIVVRAAETAEGRARLYRRAKAAGHAGETLREAARGRLRTALGLPRDADPAALVESVSTRTGRPAREVGAVLYGPPVPDDPALVRLAGELDHVEREAGRT; encoded by the coding sequence ATGAGCACAGCGGTTTCGCCCGACCTGAACCGGATCTGGCGCGGTGCCCGCGTTCCCCTCGCGCTCCTCGCCCTGATCTTCATCGCCGGTGCTCTGCTCCTGCTCGGCCGCGGCGAGCAGGCCTACGGCGCCCTCGAACCCGGCTCGTACGAACCCGGTGGCGCGCACGCCCTCGCGAAACTCCTGAAAGACCAGGGCGTCGACGTCCGGACCGTGCACACGATCGCCGAAGCGGACGCCGAAGTCGGCGACGACGCGACGCTGCTCGTCACCGCACCGGATCTGGCCCCGGCGAAGCGGTTCGACGCGCTGCGCGAGCGCGCCGCCGACGTCGTCCTCGTGACGCCGGGCGAGCCGACGCTGCGTGATTCACTGCCGTTGGTGCACCAGGCCGGCCGCAGCGACGTCGGGACGTTGCCGCCGCAGTGCACCGTCGCCGCGGCGGTCGCGGCGGGCGAGGTCACGCTCGGCGGGATCGGCTACGCCTCGCCCGGTGCGCGCTCGTGCTACCCCGGCGAGGACGGCGGCGGGACGCTGCTGCAGCTCGCCGACGGCGGCGGCACGACGACGCTGCTCGGCTCACCGGCACCGCTGACCAACGCGCGGCTCGCCGAACAGGGCAACGCGGCGCTGGGGCTGCGCCTGCTCGGCGCGCACCCGAAGCTCGTCTGGTACCTGCCGGCCACCTCGGACCCGGCGCTCGACGACTCCCGCCGGTCGATCTTCGACCTCATCCCGGACGGCTGGTACTTCGGGGCCGCGCAGGCGTTCGTCGCCGTCGCCCTGCTGGCGTTGTGGCGGGCCCGGCGGCTCGGCCCGGTGGTCACCGAGCCGCTGCCGATCGTCGTCCGCGCGGCCGAAACTGCCGAGGGCCGCGCCCGGCTGTACCGGCGGGCCAAGGCGGCCGGGCACGCGGGTGAGACGCTGCGGGAAGCGGCGCGCGGCCGGCTGCGGACCGCGCTGGGCCTGCCGCGCGACGCCGACCCGGCGGCGCTGGTGGAGTCGGTCAGCACACGGACCGGACGGCCGGCTCGCGAGGTCGGCGCGGTCCTCTACGGCCCGCCGGTGCCGGACGACCCCGCGCTGGTCCGGCTGGCCGGCGAACTCGATCACGTGGAACGAGAGGCAGGGCGAACTTGA